The proteins below come from a single Chryseobacterium capnotolerans genomic window:
- a CDS encoding 3'-5' exonuclease, with product MLLYDKITVIDIEATCWEDDKIPENQEREIIEIGICKLNMSDGSIEDKRSYFVKPYKSEVSEYCTQLTGITAEKLEKEGLSFQEACSRIRNRYNSLVRIYSGYGGFDKEIMESQCKEMGIRSPFNTTYIDLKILITLMKGEKPRGLLKELEARNLEFEGNNHSGADDAYNTAKLLYHVLRK from the coding sequence ATGCTTTTGTATGATAAAATTACAGTGATAGACATAGAAGCGACTTGCTGGGAAGATGACAAGATTCCTGAAAATCAGGAAAGAGAAATTATTGAAATCGGAATCTGCAAGCTGAATATGTCAGATGGAAGCATCGAAGATAAAAGAAGTTATTTCGTAAAACCTTACAAATCCGAAGTCAGTGAATACTGTACACAACTGACCGGAATTACAGCTGAAAAACTGGAAAAAGAAGGACTCTCTTTTCAGGAAGCCTGTTCAAGAATCAGGAACAGATATAATTCGCTGGTCAGAATTTATTCAGGATACGGAGGATTTGATAAGGAAATTATGGAAAGTCAATGTAAAGAAATGGGAATAAGATCTCCCTTTAATACAACTTATATTGATCTGAAAATATTGATAACCCTGATGAAAGGAGAAAAGCCAAGAGGTCTTTTAAAAGAACTCGAAGCAAGAAATCTTGAATTTGAAGGAAATAACCACAGCGGAGCAGACGATGCTTATAATACCGCCAAACTATTATATCACGTGTTAAGAAAATAA
- a CDS encoding SDR family NAD(P)-dependent oxidoreductase, with product MNLSEQRFSTEEWEICLKVLFALKDDPFQNPDNEIFSGLITKIHKNARKQSRSGHYSEMKSHDLTINSGSVLMQKALAGVSAFYDDEKDEMKLTKLQIPKNCYCCNQSYQYAHSFYSRLCPVCAGENYEKRFEKVDLTGRNVILTGGRVKVGFATALKLLRSGANLVLTTRFPALAMELIQQETDYENWKDRLWIYGLDLRNLQAIQDFINFYKLNFDTLDILINNAAQTIKYPDEYYFSIIKREKEKLIDFTDLQHLIPNRTEISNETAKLEYAQNETTQVELTRFGQPVDNREKTSWNSTLEEVSMYELVEVNLINHIAPYFLIKELKPLMKNSVFKEKFIINVTSSEGIFSYENKTVFHPHTNMTKAALNMMTLTSAREFENDQIYMSAVDVGWISTGAKESLRKKQFEQGYIPPLDSVDGAARILHPIGEGIKGNYFSGVLLKNYKIHTW from the coding sequence ATGAATTTATCAGAACAAAGATTTTCAACGGAAGAATGGGAAATATGCCTCAAGGTACTTTTTGCTTTGAAAGATGATCCTTTTCAGAATCCTGATAATGAAATATTTTCAGGACTGATAACGAAAATACATAAGAATGCCAGGAAGCAGAGCCGTAGTGGGCATTATTCTGAGATGAAATCTCATGATCTCACTATAAATTCTGGTTCTGTGTTGATGCAGAAAGCATTGGCTGGAGTTTCTGCTTTTTATGACGATGAAAAAGATGAGATGAAGCTCACTAAACTTCAAATTCCCAAAAACTGCTACTGCTGTAATCAAAGTTATCAGTATGCTCATTCTTTCTATTCAAGATTATGTCCGGTTTGTGCCGGAGAAAACTATGAAAAACGTTTTGAAAAGGTAGACCTTACAGGACGAAATGTGATCCTGACAGGAGGAAGAGTAAAAGTAGGTTTTGCCACTGCATTGAAATTATTGAGAAGCGGAGCTAATTTGGTTTTGACAACCCGTTTCCCGGCACTTGCTATGGAGCTTATACAGCAGGAAACAGACTATGAAAACTGGAAAGACAGACTTTGGATATATGGGCTGGATCTGAGAAATCTTCAGGCTATTCAGGATTTTATAAATTTCTATAAATTAAATTTTGATACGCTCGATATCCTGATCAATAATGCTGCTCAGACGATTAAATATCCTGATGAATACTATTTTTCGATCATCAAACGTGAAAAGGAAAAACTGATTGATTTTACAGACCTTCAGCATCTGATACCAAATCGTACAGAAATTTCAAATGAAACGGCAAAACTGGAATATGCCCAGAATGAAACAACTCAGGTTGAGCTTACCCGTTTCGGACAGCCTGTAGATAACAGAGAGAAGACGAGCTGGAATTCTACGCTGGAAGAGGTATCAATGTATGAACTGGTAGAGGTAAATCTCATTAATCATATAGCACCCTATTTTCTGATTAAGGAATTGAAGCCTCTGATGAAAAATTCAGTTTTTAAAGAAAAATTTATCATCAATGTGACTTCTTCGGAAGGGATATTCAGCTATGAAAATAAAACGGTGTTTCATCCACATACCAACATGACGAAGGCAGCGCTCAATATGATGACACTTACCTCAGCAAGAGAATTTGAAAATGATCAGATCTATATGAGTGCCGTAGATGTAGGTTGGATTTCTACGGGAGCCAAGGAAAGTTTAAGAAAGAAGCAATTTGAACAGGGGTATATCCCGCCATTGGATTCTGTAGATGGAGCGGCAAGAATTCTGCATCCAATCGGAGAAGGAATAAAAGGGAATTACTTCAGCGGAGTTTTATTAAAAAACTATAAAATTCATACCTGGTAA
- a CDS encoding DUF4822 domain-containing protein, translating to MNTLKKLCYLSAAILSSASFVSCSSDDNEIIIEQQTPSQVLASTPWETTGAKDKNGANVALTDASVAGYVGFAYFKADGNFAIYNLTDVLRSRGTWSVDAQGKTRSITSLNPDASIIFKRDVEILVLNRNEFTYRIRPNATDPSVYYDIIHTKTTHAEPKNGQLTLASTPWKTTDAKDNSGSTVALTDASVAGYVGYSYFKANGTFKIFGLNDVLRSQGTWTISPDGKTRTLVALDANGNVLFTRTVNILVLNETTFTYRITPDAANPAVFYDIIHTKDSHKEPQ from the coding sequence ATGAATACACTGAAAAAACTATGTTATTTATCTGCAGCGATACTTTCCTCTGCTTCTTTCGTTTCATGTTCAAGCGATGATAACGAAATTATTATCGAACAACAGACTCCCTCACAAGTTCTGGCTTCTACTCCATGGGAAACTACAGGGGCTAAAGATAAAAATGGGGCTAATGTAGCCTTAACAGATGCCAGCGTGGCTGGATATGTAGGATTTGCTTATTTTAAAGCAGACGGAAATTTTGCTATTTACAACTTAACTGATGTATTAAGATCAAGAGGAACATGGTCTGTAGATGCTCAGGGAAAAACAAGAAGCATTACTTCTTTAAATCCGGATGCATCAATCATCTTCAAGCGTGATGTTGAAATTCTTGTTTTAAACAGAAATGAATTCACATACAGAATCCGTCCTAATGCAACAGATCCATCAGTTTATTATGATATTATCCATACAAAAACGACTCATGCTGAACCAAAAAACGGACAGCTTACATTAGCCTCTACTCCATGGAAAACTACTGATGCTAAAGACAACAGCGGATCTACTGTAGCATTAACGGATGCAAGCGTGGCTGGCTATGTAGGATATTCTTATTTTAAAGCTAATGGAACGTTTAAAATCTTCGGATTAAATGATGTCTTAAGATCTCAGGGAACATGGACTATTTCACCTGATGGAAAGACAAGAACACTTGTTGCCTTAGATGCTAATGGGAATGTACTTTTCACCCGTACTGTAAATATTCTTGTACTGAACGAAACTACATTTACCTACAGAATCACCCCAGATGCAGCTAATCCGGCTGTATTTTACGATATCATTCATACAAAGGATTCTCACAAGGAACCACAGTAG
- a CDS encoding IS110 family transposase, with protein MKVLKQVAGIDVSQKELVVTLGCLYEDQTIKFLAYKVFKNTDVGIPLLINWIEKQSVEDQEIHYVMEATGVYHQKFAYYLAENNKKVYIVLPNKISSYLRTLDIKTITDKSCSQAITQFGLERKLNHWKKPDQTYNELQQLTRERDQIVQERNVIKNQLHAETIQASPHLKSIERMQARMNLLNAQEKAIKKDIDTIINTNPVIKQLIERLTTIPGVGVLTAVTVLGETNGFELIRNKSQLSSYAGLDVREKQSGTSVKGKSRISKKGNRMLRKCLFLPALTIVKWDDNFKEVYIRLTSKHGIKMKALVAIQRKILELIYILFKNETVYDGKYKSKNSVKTEIV; from the coding sequence ATGAAAGTATTAAAACAAGTAGCCGGTATAGATGTGTCTCAAAAAGAATTAGTAGTTACTTTAGGTTGTCTATATGAAGATCAAACTATAAAATTTCTAGCTTATAAGGTATTTAAAAACACAGATGTTGGAATCCCATTATTGATTAATTGGATTGAAAAACAAAGTGTTGAAGATCAGGAAATTCACTATGTTATGGAAGCCACAGGGGTTTATCATCAGAAGTTCGCTTATTATCTTGCTGAGAATAATAAAAAGGTCTATATCGTTTTGCCCAATAAAATAAGTAGCTACCTAAGAACTCTTGATATAAAAACGATAACTGATAAAAGTTGTTCTCAGGCTATTACTCAGTTCGGTCTTGAAAGAAAATTAAATCATTGGAAAAAACCTGATCAGACTTATAATGAGCTGCAACAGCTTACCAGAGAGCGCGATCAAATTGTTCAGGAGCGGAATGTGATAAAAAATCAGCTTCATGCAGAAACTATTCAAGCTTCTCCTCATTTAAAAAGTATAGAAAGAATGCAAGCTCGTATGAATTTGCTCAATGCTCAAGAAAAAGCAATAAAGAAAGATATCGATACTATTATCAATACTAATCCTGTGATAAAACAATTGATAGAACGACTTACAACAATACCGGGAGTTGGTGTTTTAACTGCGGTTACTGTTTTGGGAGAGACCAATGGCTTTGAACTGATTAGAAACAAGTCTCAATTATCAAGTTATGCAGGGTTAGATGTTAGAGAAAAACAATCTGGAACGTCGGTAAAAGGTAAATCACGGATATCAAAAAAAGGAAATAGAATGTTAAGGAAATGTTTGTTTTTGCCGGCTTTAACAATTGTGAAGTGGGATGATAACTTCAAAGAAGTTTATATAAGACTCACTTCAAAACATGGAATAAAAATGAAGGCTTTAGTAGCAATCCAAAGAAAAATATTAGAATTGATCTATATTCTTTTTAAAAATGAAACCGTTTATGACGGTAAATATAAATCAAAAAATAGCGTGAAAACTGAGATAGTATAG
- a CDS encoding penicillin-binding protein yields MTIQRAHINAELFESPSNKGLLGYDEVIWNEAKCADFGNYLL; encoded by the coding sequence ATGACAATACAAAGAGCACATATCAATGCAGAACTATTCGAAAGTCCTTCTAACAAAGGATTGTTGGGATATGATGAGGTGATATGGAATGAGGCGAAATGTGCTGACTTTGGAAATTATTTACTATAA
- a CDS encoding TatD family hydrolase: MNTYIDIGINLTNKQFYNEQEEVINRALDNGVDYMILTGTSVRGSKESAAIAEDYPDILFSTAGIHPHDAKSFNHESINELRKLLKQDHVISVGECGLDFDRDFSPRPIQEKCYKAQLELAIEVNKPLFLHERSAFKRFNEITDDYLSQLPEAVVHCFTGTLNEAKIYLDKGFYLGFTGAISDEKRFKHLEEVIRYVPLDRMMIETDAPFMLPKNMPRMQNRRNEPSFLPYVAQTIGHLKKISISEVADETTETTRNFFRL, from the coding sequence ATGAATACATACATTGATATTGGCATCAATCTGACCAATAAACAGTTCTACAACGAACAAGAAGAAGTCATTAATAGAGCTCTGGATAATGGAGTAGACTATATGATCCTCACCGGAACAAGCGTCCGCGGAAGTAAAGAATCCGCAGCAATTGCAGAAGATTATCCTGATATTTTATTTTCAACAGCAGGAATTCATCCTCACGATGCAAAGTCTTTTAATCATGAAAGCATTAATGAACTGAGAAAGCTTTTGAAACAGGATCATGTGATTTCAGTAGGAGAGTGCGGATTGGATTTCGATCGTGACTTTTCACCAAGACCTATACAGGAAAAATGCTATAAAGCTCAATTGGAACTGGCAATAGAAGTGAATAAACCTCTTTTTCTCCATGAAAGATCAGCTTTTAAAAGGTTTAATGAAATCACAGATGATTATCTTTCTCAGCTGCCGGAAGCTGTTGTACACTGTTTTACCGGAACACTGAATGAAGCTAAAATATATCTGGACAAAGGATTCTATCTGGGATTTACCGGAGCCATCAGCGATGAAAAAAGATTTAAACATTTAGAAGAAGTGATTCGATATGTCCCGCTGGACAGAATGATGATAGAAACAGACGCCCCTTTCATGCTTCCGAAGAATATGCCGAGGATGCAGAACAGGCGAAATGAACCCTCATTTCTTCCTTATGTAGCACAGACGATTGGCCACTTGAAGAAGATCAGCATTTCTGAAGTAGCAGACGAAACAACAGAAACCACTAGAAATTTTTTCAGACTATAA
- the deoD gene encoding purine-nucleoside phosphorylase, translating to MSIHISAKKGEIAKVVLQPGDPLRAQYIAENYLENAKLVSKTRGIFYYTGLYKGKEITVGASGMGFPSIGIYSFELFTEYEVDTIIRIGTCGAYNTDLKLFDILNIENAASESTYAKYAWGIESDILPHQGNIFNTINETSKELSIDAKAINIHSSDIFYRKDPNTPEIATRYNCPAVEMEAFGLFANAQHLGKNAATILTVTDIIPTHEKISADERETALKPMMELALESAIKSL from the coding sequence ATGAGTATTCACATCAGTGCTAAAAAAGGAGAAATTGCTAAAGTAGTATTGCAGCCGGGGGATCCGCTTCGTGCACAGTATATTGCTGAAAATTATTTAGAAAATGCAAAACTGGTAAGCAAAACCAGAGGTATCTTTTATTATACAGGTCTTTATAAAGGGAAAGAGATCACTGTAGGGGCTAGTGGAATGGGATTCCCTAGTATCGGGATCTATTCTTTTGAGTTATTTACAGAATATGAAGTAGATACAATCATAAGAATCGGTACATGTGGAGCTTACAATACAGATCTTAAGCTTTTTGATATTTTAAATATTGAAAATGCTGCCAGCGAAAGTACCTATGCTAAATATGCATGGGGAATTGAAAGTGATATTCTTCCTCACCAGGGAAATATCTTCAATACGATCAATGAAACGTCTAAAGAATTATCTATAGACGCTAAAGCGATCAATATCCACAGTAGTGATATTTTCTACAGAAAAGATCCTAACACGCCTGAGATTGCTACAAGATACAACTGCCCTGCAGTAGAAATGGAAGCTTTCGGATTGTTTGCCAATGCTCAGCATTTAGGTAAAAATGCAGCTACGATCTTAACTGTAACTGATATTATCCCAACTCACGAGAAAATCTCTGCCGATGAGAGAGAAACTGCTTTGAAACCAATGATGGAACTTGCTTTAGAGTCTGCAATCAAGAGTTTATAA
- a CDS encoding cyclic-phosphate processing receiver domain-containing protein yields MTKRLLFLDDIRYPIEAYRYTKQDIFLRRDWHIVRNYDQFVNRILEKGLPEMISFDHDLADEHYLKQDAGEFVEKTGYDCAKWLVEYCMDNYLDLPKFYSHSMNPVGKENI; encoded by the coding sequence ATGACCAAAAGACTATTGTTTCTGGATGATATTCGATATCCGATTGAGGCATATCGTTATACCAAACAGGATATTTTTCTCAGGAGAGACTGGCATATTGTTCGGAATTACGATCAGTTTGTCAATAGAATTCTAGAGAAAGGCCTTCCGGAAATGATTTCTTTTGATCATGATCTTGCAGATGAGCATTATCTAAAACAGGATGCCGGTGAGTTTGTGGAAAAAACAGGTTATGACTGTGCAAAATGGTTGGTAGAGTACTGTATGGATAATTATTTAGACTTACCAAAATTCTATAGCCATTCC
- a CDS encoding ATP-grasp domain-containing protein codes for MYFLIQSNVYLDPDHYKIFEALEELNIDYDVINIPPTADKIDFETDRKDVFVYGSVTIARLAKQNSDWFPGSFYGGNHLYEVYSQYYGENLLNHKVSVHKISEALQWEKGEEKFIKPYNEAKIFTGKVFIESEWKDFIFERLENQANRITADSLIQVSEAKRTIKEARLWIVGGQIVDSGYYRFNDNAPFEENVSQDGLDFAKKMIQLFNLEEAFVMDICLTDKGWKVVEINCINSSGFYPNTNVKSVIKALNIYFSN; via the coding sequence ATGTATTTTTTAATTCAGTCTAATGTGTATTTAGATCCGGATCATTACAAAATTTTTGAGGCACTGGAAGAATTGAATATTGACTATGATGTCATTAATATTCCTCCAACAGCAGATAAAATAGACTTTGAAACAGATAGAAAAGATGTTTTTGTCTATGGTTCGGTGACGATTGCAAGACTGGCAAAACAAAATTCAGACTGGTTTCCCGGTTCTTTTTATGGTGGGAATCATTTGTATGAGGTATACTCTCAATATTATGGTGAAAACCTGTTGAATCATAAGGTTTCTGTTCATAAAATTTCTGAAGCATTACAATGGGAAAAAGGTGAAGAGAAATTTATCAAACCATACAATGAAGCAAAAATTTTCACAGGAAAGGTTTTTATAGAATCAGAATGGAAAGACTTCATTTTTGAAAGATTAGAAAATCAAGCCAACAGAATTACAGCAGATTCTTTAATTCAGGTCTCAGAAGCAAAGCGAACCATAAAAGAAGCAAGGCTTTGGATCGTTGGTGGGCAAATTGTGGATAGTGGCTACTACAGATTTAATGATAATGCTCCTTTCGAAGAAAATGTTTCACAGGACGGATTGGATTTTGCAAAAAAGATGATTCAGTTGTTTAATCTTGAAGAAGCCTTTGTAATGGATATCTGTTTAACGGATAAAGGTTGGAAAGTCGTTGAAATTAATTGTATCAACAGTTCCGGATTTTATCCCAATACCAATGTGAAAAGTGTGATTAAAGCATTGAATATCTACTTTTCAAATTAA
- a CDS encoding MBL fold metallo-hydrolase — protein MNLVKQLGQFPDEKRKEYFSTLPNYANGRFQNILITPALLEGESMTKALLNSLCKVENTSPKSALPFVVTDLKNLSPKENVLVWFGHSSYFIQVDGKKFLIDPVFSGNASPMPGSIKAFQGADYYKPEHMPDIDFLLISHDHWDHLDYKTVQALKNKVEKVICGLGTGQHFEYWGWESEKIIEKNWWESIDIADGFRITLTPARHFSGRLLNRNISLWTSFVLKTPTKNLFLGGDSGYGNHFTEIGNKYGPFDLAVMECGQYNEKWPYIHTLPDQLIGEVKELKAKNFIPVHHSKFKLSQHAWFEPVELAAKNAEENNQPITLPIIGEKVDLDQLGNVTWKKWWEEFW, from the coding sequence ATGAATTTAGTAAAACAACTCGGGCAGTTTCCTGATGAAAAAAGAAAGGAATACTTCAGCACACTTCCCAATTATGCCAATGGAAGATTTCAGAATATACTTATCACACCAGCTTTATTAGAAGGAGAAAGTATGACCAAAGCCCTTCTGAACAGTTTGTGTAAGGTAGAAAATACTTCACCCAAATCTGCACTTCCGTTTGTGGTTACAGATCTTAAAAACCTTTCTCCAAAAGAAAATGTTTTGGTATGGTTCGGGCACAGCTCTTATTTTATACAGGTTGATGGCAAAAAATTCTTGATAGATCCTGTTTTTAGTGGAAATGCTTCACCAATGCCCGGATCTATAAAAGCATTTCAAGGAGCAGATTATTATAAGCCGGAACATATGCCGGATATAGATTTTCTATTGATTTCCCACGATCATTGGGATCATTTGGATTATAAAACGGTACAGGCTTTAAAAAATAAAGTGGAAAAGGTAATTTGTGGACTAGGAACTGGGCAGCATTTTGAATATTGGGGCTGGGAATCGGAAAAGATTATTGAGAAAAACTGGTGGGAAAGTATAGATATTGCAGATGGTTTCCGAATTACCCTCACTCCGGCAAGACATTTCTCCGGCAGATTATTAAATAGAAATATATCCCTTTGGACCTCATTTGTATTAAAGACTCCAACCAAGAATCTGTTTTTAGGCGGCGATAGCGGTTATGGAAATCATTTTACCGAAATTGGAAATAAATATGGCCCGTTTGACCTGGCTGTTATGGAATGTGGGCAGTACAACGAAAAATGGCCCTACATTCATACATTACCGGATCAGCTTATTGGAGAAGTAAAGGAATTAAAAGCTAAAAATTTTATCCCTGTTCATCATTCAAAATTCAAGCTTTCTCAGCATGCATGGTTTGAGCCGGTAGAGCTTGCTGCTAAAAATGCGGAAGAAAATAATCAGCCAATTACTTTACCTATTATAGGAGAAAAAGTAGACCTGGACCAATTGGGAAATGTAACCTGGAAAAAATGGTGGGAAGAGTTCTGGTAA
- a CDS encoding DUF434 domain-containing protein, giving the protein MNNRNRGKNTGDDMLFGSEKQISKLKLAVQDMQYLLTRGYAEKAASDLVGNRYRLKTRQIQVLRGASASEEQIYDRKQKQQKISDLKEKTVYLDGFNVLILLESLLSEAYIFEGVDGCFRDLSGVHGTYKRVNQTQRAIELVGMFFQKSQVQKLVWIFDQPVSNSGRIKQMVLDAAVENQLNWEAELEFSPDKFLAESAATIISSDAWILDHCKEWFNLIGYLIKEENLSVNLIQCYDQ; this is encoded by the coding sequence ATGAATAACAGAAACCGCGGAAAAAATACAGGCGATGATATGCTGTTCGGTTCAGAAAAACAGATCAGCAAGCTGAAATTGGCTGTTCAGGATATGCAGTATTTACTCACAAGAGGATATGCCGAAAAAGCGGCGTCTGATCTTGTTGGAAACAGATATAGATTGAAAACACGACAGATACAAGTCTTGCGTGGTGCATCAGCATCTGAAGAACAAATTTATGACAGAAAGCAGAAACAGCAGAAAATATCAGATCTGAAAGAGAAAACCGTTTACCTTGATGGCTTCAATGTATTGATTCTGTTGGAAAGTTTATTGTCAGAAGCCTATATTTTTGAAGGGGTTGATGGTTGTTTTCGAGATCTCTCCGGTGTTCATGGAACGTATAAGAGGGTCAACCAGACCCAGAGAGCCATAGAACTTGTGGGGATGTTTTTTCAGAAAAGCCAGGTTCAGAAATTGGTTTGGATTTTTGACCAGCCGGTTTCCAACAGCGGAAGAATTAAGCAGATGGTTCTTGATGCTGCGGTGGAAAATCAACTTAACTGGGAGGCCGAACTTGAGTTTAGCCCCGATAAGTTTCTGGCAGAAAGCGCAGCAACAATTATTTCTTCAGATGCCTGGATTTTGGATCATTGCAAAGAATGGTTTAACCTCATCGGCTATCTGATCAAGGAAGAAAACTTATCTGTTAATTTGATACAATGTTATGATCAATAA
- a CDS encoding ribonuclease H-like YkuK family protein: METQQQQTWQNMNGKMFQDSITQLVEKAIIREQANGHRLKVCVGSDSHVYGEAINYATAVVFIREGKGAFTFIRKEREIQSISIKERMLNEVNKSVEIAYAICSVLDTYGVEMEVHADINTDPDFKSNVALKDAMGYILGMGYVFKAKPFAFASSNCADMMV, from the coding sequence ATGGAAACGCAACAACAACAAACATGGCAGAATATGAATGGAAAAATGTTCCAAGACTCTATCACACAGCTGGTAGAAAAAGCCATTATTCGCGAACAGGCAAACGGACATCGTCTGAAAGTATGTGTGGGATCAGACTCTCACGTATATGGAGAAGCTATTAATTATGCTACAGCAGTAGTATTTATTCGTGAAGGAAAAGGAGCGTTTACCTTTATCAGAAAAGAAAGAGAAATACAGAGCATCAGTATCAAAGAACGAATGCTGAATGAAGTCAACAAATCCGTTGAAATCGCTTATGCAATCTGTTCTGTATTGGACACTTATGGAGTAGAAATGGAGGTACACGCAGACATTAATACCGATCCTGATTTTAAATCTAATGTAGCATTAAAAGATGCGATGGGATATATTCTGGGAATGGGATATGTATTTAAAGCAAAACCTTTTGCCTTCGCAAGTTCCAATTGTGCAGATATGATGGTATAA
- a CDS encoding AAA family ATPase, with translation MTQNINKLNTVLNYVKDTFVGKNDVVDLLGICLLARENAFLYGPPGTAKSAIVRTLAKTVKDGKNFEYLLTRFTEPNEIFGPFDIRKLKEGELLTNTEGMMPEASMVFLDEIFNANSAILNSLLMALNEKIFKRGKETKHLPALMFVGASNVLPEDEALNALFDRFLVRINVDYVNPELLQQVLLAGRKLENEEETEVPEIHANEIRELQNLCRTIDLKPIYEVYLNTIMSLRNTGIAISDRRAVKLQNLIAASALICGRNEAVLSDLWVLKHIWDTEEQIEILEGIVNRTIERDDHPNSHPQAMHNKTPNPEEVMKDVKILVDKWNEGHLSFEEQNVIKDKLRYLQTRCDWIRNPEQKQYIQQEIESLWQKILQTL, from the coding sequence ATGACGCAGAATATTAATAAACTGAATACAGTTCTAAACTACGTAAAAGATACTTTTGTAGGGAAAAATGATGTAGTAGACCTGCTGGGGATCTGTCTTTTGGCAAGAGAAAATGCCTTTTTGTATGGGCCTCCGGGGACTGCAAAATCAGCCATTGTAAGGACATTGGCAAAAACTGTAAAGGATGGAAAGAACTTTGAATATCTCCTGACCCGTTTTACAGAGCCCAACGAGATATTTGGTCCTTTTGATATTAGAAAATTAAAAGAAGGAGAACTTCTGACCAATACCGAAGGAATGATGCCTGAAGCCTCCATGGTTTTCCTTGATGAGATCTTCAATGCCAATTCCGCTATTCTGAACTCCCTTTTGATGGCGCTTAATGAAAAGATCTTCAAAAGAGGAAAAGAAACAAAACATTTACCTGCTTTGATGTTTGTAGGAGCAAGTAACGTTCTTCCGGAAGATGAAGCATTGAACGCTTTATTTGACCGTTTTCTGGTAAGAATCAATGTAGATTATGTCAATCCGGAACTCCTGCAGCAGGTGCTTTTAGCAGGAAGAAAGCTTGAAAATGAAGAAGAAACAGAGGTGCCGGAAATTCATGCCAATGAGATCAGAGAATTACAGAACCTGTGTAGGACAATAGATTTAAAACCGATCTATGAAGTTTATCTAAATACGATTATGAGCCTTAGAAATACAGGAATTGCTATTTCGGACCGTAGAGCCGTGAAACTTCAGAACCTCATCGCTGCAAGTGCTTTAATTTGCGGGAGAAATGAAGCGGTGCTTTCAGATCTTTGGGTTTTAAAACATATCTGGGATACAGAAGAGCAGATTGAAATTCTGGAAGGCATAGTTAACAGAACGATTGAGAGAGACGACCATCCGAACTCCCATCCACAGGCGATGCATAATAAAACACCAAATCCGGAAGAGGTGATGAAAGATGTAAAAATCCTTGTAGATAAATGGAACGAAGGGCATCTAAGCTTTGAAGAGCAAAATGTGATCAAAGATAAACTGAGATATTTACAGACACGCTGTGACTGGATCAGAAATCCTGAACAAAAGCAATATATTCAGCAGGAAATTGAAAGCTTATGGCAGAAAATTCTTCAGACCCTATAA
- a CDS encoding VOC family protein encodes MKIEHIAVWVKDLEKTRTFYQKYFGATSNEKYVNPVKNFESYFLSFDNGCRLEIMTRADIKESENFYESQQFGIIHFAFSAGSKEKVNELTEVLRNDGYTIAGEPRTTGDGYYESVILDPENNIIEIVA; translated from the coding sequence ATGAAAATAGAACATATTGCTGTTTGGGTAAAAGATCTTGAAAAAACCAGAACATTTTATCAGAAATATTTCGGAGCAACTTCCAATGAAAAATATGTGAATCCTGTTAAAAATTTTGAATCTTACTTTCTTAGTTTTGATAACGGATGCCGTCTAGAGATCATGACCAGAGCAGATATTAAGGAAAGCGAAAACTTTTACGAATCCCAACAGTTTGGAATCATCCATTTTGCATTCTCTGCAGGAAGTAAAGAAAAAGTAAATGAGCTTACAGAAGTTTTAAGAAACGATGGCTATACCATTGCCGGAGAACCAAGGACAACCGGTGACGGATATTACGAAAGTGTCATCCTGGATCCTGAAAATAATATCATTGAAATAGTAGCTTAA